TGTGGCTCGAGTAATGCTAGTTGGTGCCTGGATGCGGACTGCAGCTCGTAACTCATCTTTCAGACCCAAGACAAACTGTGTCACAAAAAATTTTGTGCTCAGGGAAGGATCGAGTGCCAACAAGTGGTACATATACACCTCAAACTGCACCCGATATTCTGTGACCGAACCAGTCTGTCGTAACTGCAGCAATTTATGCATCTGATCCTCAAATTCATTTGGTCCGAATTCTTTGACCACAGCCTGAGAGAAACGAGCCCAACTGACTTGAGGATACTGCTGGCGGTAGGCTTGCAACCACAGCGCGGCATGTCCATCAACATACATTGCCGCCGTAGTCACCCAATTCTGAGGACGAACTCGGTACATGTCGAAATATGCCTCACAGCGATCGAGCCACAGATTAGGGAGCATACCATCAAAACGGGGAAAGTCGTGCTTCGGCGGCTTGACGAACCCGTTGTCGCCCTCGTTCTCCCGCTGCGGGCGCTGCTCGACAATCTGTCGAACAGGTTGCGGGCGCATGAGCGGAGCCTCCTGAGTTGGCGGAAGCAGAGGAGCTCCGTCGTTGGCGAGGCGCGGGTACCCCGGCACACCGAGTCCCGACGCCACGAACGCGGCCGCCGCGGCGCGGTGGTCCACCGTAGGTGCTGGAGGTGCCGCAGATGCGACCACCGTGGACACCACTTGGCGCGCTTCGTCTACATCAGCCTGTGTAAGGTCGAGCTGCTTGCGCATGACTTGTAGATCATGCGCGACGGTGGCGTTGAAGGCAACCTGCTCGTCGTAGCGCTTGCTGGTGAGCGCGGCGCCATCATCAAGTCGCTTGAGGATTTGATCCAGCAACGCCTTCGTCTCCACTCCGCTCGCCTCCAAAGCCATCAGCACTTGCTGCGTCTGCACGGAATTCTTCGCGGGCGCCGTTGCTGCTCTCGCCAAACGGATCGAACCGAGCTTGGGATTTTGCGGGATTCACCGAAGTGATTCCCACCCTTCGCTTGGATTTACGGATCAACGCCGAGCGGAAACGAGCGCAAACAGCGGAGAAGAAAAATTCGTGGTGGATTTGCTGGCTCTGGATACCAAATTGTCACGACCCGATCGACGAGCGATTGAATCGCAACAGGAAATACAGAATTGGAATTGGATGGGAAGAGCAAGCAGGGGGTGAGATGAACAGAGATAGAGGATGAGAGCTCAGCACCACATATTCATTCATTCGATAGTTGTTTCGTTACAGCAGCTGGTATTTAACTCCTTCGCACACACACTTGTCCTGGCTTATATGGCCCAACACCACACCCACGGCCCTTGGCCCACCTAGCTTGCTCTCGTATGACACAACTGAACTGTCGATGATCTCAGTCAGGTTCAGGTGTGACAGTATCGGGGGCTCCTCACCAGATTCCGCTTCTCGCGGGAATACTCCGCCTCGGGCCTGGGCGTCGCCCTGGCGCGCTTCCCCGGCCTCaatgtcgccgccgccgccgccgccgtgttGGTCGAGCCGTCGGCCACCGCAGCCGTGCGTTTCTTGCTCCTGGGACGCGCCATTGATCGCGAATGCTACAGGGGGCTCGGATTTTGTTTTTTACTTTGGCCTTTGGGTCTGGACTGGAGTCGGGCGCTCTTAAATTTGCGCGCGTGGCGTAGAATTCACGCGGTCCGCGGCGATGTGGGCAAAACCGACGCGAATCTGTATCGGATCCTGAAACCCTGAACTTCCCATTTTTCTGTTCTTCCTTTTGCCCAAACCTGGCCAACGGCCCGGCTCTGGCCCAGCCCCCGCAGGGACGAAAAACAGCCCGTTTTGTCTGTTTTTCTTTCGTTTTCCGTTTCTAACTTGAAACTGTCGGGAAAAATTGGAGAAAACtcgaaaaaattcagaaaaatgtaATATGAGGCAATATTTGATATAGAATAAAAAAATATATTTATTAGATGCTACCTCGTTAAAAAATCTTACATCCCGAGATAAGGAAAAAGAATACAACCGCTCTAAAAATCTAAACTACATTGGCACTCGTTCATGCATCTTGTGGTGCCTCACCAAGTGGCCAAACCCACCCACGGGAACCAAATTGAACTGGTGCCGGCATCTATACACACAACTCTAGACATGTTGACACCATCCTCCACATAATAATGGCTGGTGAAGTGCTCCCATATGGGGAGTAGGGGGCTCTTCTTCTAGCTTCAACTTCAAATAATGTTTCAGCATCTTCTTCATCCACCTGGATATGTCGTAGGGATATTACCTCACCACGAGAGTGCTGAAACTTGGTAACATATTGTCACCTCTCTGTAGTGTCACCACTGCTTTGCTCCGTCGTCGCCATGGCCGTGACTAGCCCGTAGCAGTGCTGCTAGCCCCCAGCGTTTCGATAACCACAAGGGTCTTGCCGAGTTACCTGTGTTCCTTTGCGATACCAAAACCCCCGACATTGTTTGACATGGATAATATGGACAGGAAGCAAAGCATTCCCACCTTTTTTGAAACTTACAAATATGATTTTCAAATATTTAAAAACAAACAAATTACTATAGCTTCAGAGCAAGAAAAACATGTTGTCTGTCTCGGTAGAACTTGTACCTATGTCGAACAGGAATAGGCCTCGAAAGGACAAATCATCGTAACAGGACCATAAAGATAATATAATTACAATAAAATTCTGGAAATAAGCATAGAGGAGTAGATGACTCTAAAAGGCTGAGAGAAAACATAATCAAGTCCTTGGTCACCACCGCCGAATATAGTCCACCAATAGTCGCCTTCTTGAACACCGAAAAGAGCATGCCCCTTGGGAAGAGGAAGAGGTGGAATGCTACTATGAAGTTGATAAAGGGCATCAGTTCCCCATTCGGGGGTTACACATACGCCTCCATGGCGTCACGGTAAGGCTCTAAAAGAGGTTGAAGATGGGTCGTCATTCGACCATAAGGAGCATGAGAGGGATGGATGTCACTACTCTGTGAGATAGTTCACATCTGCAACATGAGGATTTCCCCAACATTGACTAGATCTAGCTCACACCGAGTCGTCCATGCCTCCAAGGGTAGCCAAAAGTATAATACTAGCATCGACACAAGATGGACATGAACACAACTTATTGAGAAAGATCGTGCTGATGGCCTCCTCATATGTAGTTATGTACACTACTAATGTTGGTGCCTCGCCCTCGGCCTTCCAGACAACATCGCCGTCGGACAAGCCTCAGTTTGGCCCGCGAGAAGAGGGGCCCTTTTTTTCATCGGTTCAAAATATTGGTTGAGTTGGCTAGTGCATACAATTAAATCCCGTCCAATGCGTTATTAATATAAAATAGTTGAAGGATCGAATCCGGCCAACCATATATATTAATATAAAATAGTTGTGATCTAACCTCGATCCTACATCTTAGCCTAGACGTGAGGGGgtattagagcaagtacaataagatctactcagctggctataaggattaaaatagtatattattacttagttggaggagagagatgaagagagagaaggagagtgagctcttatgcaagagccaactctaacacgtgctcctaggcactttatGAGAGTGAAAGGTGAGTCATAAATTGTTaaagtactacatttttatagctcactattgtatgtgttggttctaaattggctatagatgacatggcacttggcttatagctagcagctggctacactattggaattgctcttactAATACCTTGCATATCTCTTTTCATCAATTGAGACTTTTAAAATAGTTGGTTAGCGCATACTTTAGTACTTTTAATAATTAATGATTTAAGGTAAGAGGAAATACAATTTATACATGGCATCTTGATATTATAAAAAAATTGCAACCAACACTAGAATCAAGGAGTGAGGACAAATGTAGGATGGAGTACAAGTAGAGTGAACTTGAGAGTGAAGCAAAAGCTTGGGCTGATTCGAGCGTGTCATGGCCAAGGAGGGACGCACGTATACCGGGGCGAGCACGCCACGTACGGCGTGGGAGCTGAGCACGGGAAGCCGCTGGAACCATCGTGGCGGTCTAGCACCACTCGAAACAGCTCACCGAGTAAAGCCCTCTCCCGCTGTGGGGCACGTGTCCCACTCACATCACACCTGTCCTCTTCCTCACTCCCTATACATATCGCACTACCAGCCACTCCAGTAGCTCATCAAACCATCATCCAAATTCTATTCGATCATCATCTTGTAGCTTTCAGTTCGATTTTCTTGCATCCGAACCTCGTACTCCTCCTCTCAAGTAGCTAGCTAATCAAGCAAAGGCAGCTCGAtcaagaagaaagaaggaagcAATGGCGGGCGTGGGGCGGAACATGGTGGCGCCACTGCTGGTCCTGAACCTGATCATGTACCTCATCGTCATCGGATTCGCGAGCTGGAACCTGAACCACTTCATCAACGGCACCACCAATTACCCGGGGGTCGCCGGCAACGGCGCCACCTTCTACTTCCTCGTCTTCGCCATCCTGGCCGGTGTAGTGGGCGCCGCCTCCAAGCTCGCCGGCGTGCACCACGTGCGCGCCTGGCACGGGGGCAGCCTCGCCAACACCGCCGCGTCGGCGCTGGTGGCCTGGGCCATCACGGCGCTGGCCTTCGGCCTGGCGTGCAAGGAGATCCACATCGGCGGGTACCGCGGGTGGCGGCTGCGCGTGCTGGAGGCGTTCGTGATTATCTTGATGTTTACCCAGCTGCTGTACGTGATGATGCTGCATATGGGCTTGTTCGGGAACCAGTTCGGCGGTGGTTCCGGCGGGTATGGCGCCGGAGACCACGGGTATGGCGCCGGCGACCACCATAACAAGGGCATGGGCACCGGCGCCGCCGCCACGAGGGTCTGATAAGCTTGCTTTGCTTGGACGGATCACGGATAAGATGTAGTACGACGTATGTAAGCGTGTGTGGAGCAGAGCGTGAGTTGTAGATGTATGTATGCATACATGGTTATGTTTGTGCGTGCATGGTCTGTTTTTTTCAGGGAGTAGTGCAtgtacaagatctacttggctgTGTTTAATTTTATCAATCTTATTATGTTGCAATGAAATCGGATGGATAGGTCGATCGAGGCTGATTTGCAGACGTGTACCGGCAATGTTTTGAGTTAAATGTATGGATGTGCTAGTTATAAAAAAGATGGGGCGATTACATATGTCAGTGCAAGTTAGTTTCATTTCAATGTATGGGATTTCGGCTCTCGGGTGCATATTCTTTATTTGTTTTGAATTACATACTCGATATATTTGTGAAAGTTAAAAGATTCTAAATGAGAAATCATGTAGTACATCTTCACATGCAACGTGTCTTTCCATGAAGAATCAACTTACCCTGCATATTCGGgatatttctaaatgttaaaaatattaAACGAAAAATCAAGTGTACATTTTCACATGCAATGTGGATAGAGCTGGAGTCTTCTCATGAAATTTGATGCTAAAAGAGGCTTGTGTGACATGTTTTGTCTTTTACATTGATCATACAAGATATGATTTTTGCGAAGTACATATAAAATGTTTTAGTTAGAATTTTTTACAATTGCAAATATGTTTTCTTAGGTAGAGCGAGTCTATGCACCGGAAGCCGGATTAAAATTTTGCAAGGTAGAGGGAGTCTGTGCATTAGGAAGCcaaattgatttttttttaataaatAAGACTTACATTACTCCGTTTAAATGGACAAATCTTACATTACTTTGGGACAAATTCTAGCATATTATTTGTAAAAACATCAACATGCAAACACAAAATCACTATCATTTTAAATATATTCTCATATGATATCCATAAAATATTATATTTTGTTCGTAGATCTTTTCAAAAAATTGGTCAAATTGGATTTGGCTTAGATTTTTTCGGAGTAACATGCAAGCGAGAAAGAGTAATACTGTGCACAGgaggtgtgatttaaattattttgtactttttttttataaagagtatatattaatgtcgtgaagataccaattacactcggcctctgcaacaacgcattgccctagcggcactacggatgcacacaaccgaaAAGAAAGAATAATTACAAAAAAGAAAAGTCCCACTGCAGCAATCTATTCCTTGAAACAACGGCactaacaccaccaagacaacaccagaagtTCAGCTTCTCCAAAAGCAACGTCTCCAAGAAGGAAATAGTCCACCAGCCGCTGTCATCGTCCGATCtagatcttagattttcaccctgaagaaaatcctcactctcaaaacaataccttcaacaagaacattgtcaggcacaaccaaaTAAGGTCAgaccttagattttcaccctgagaggtaagacttTGAACTTTTCTTGTGTAATCGCCCCCACTTGCATACCGCTGCTTCAAGTCACGAATCACCAAGCCAATTCCTCATTGCCACCCAGACTCGAAGCTAGTCCCCAGATCTCGACTTTTATGTCATTCTCTGCCAGCATCATAGAACAAAAACATGCTCCATGATATTAACGGCCAGCAGAGCTTCGAAACGCTCCATCTGAAACCAAGCGGCCAGAGAAAAGCACTGGTGCACACGTCTGAattccacccgatccagcaatctCCAGGCATGTCGTCCATTTGGAGTTCGCCAGCGGAGCTTTCTAGAACCCGACAGTCCAGCCAGATCGTTGAAGACACACAACCAGCGGATGAACATCTTCACGCGAATTTGAATCATAGGACAGCCACCTTTATGCAGTCGGACCAGCAGCCCCCTCACCGTCGGTCGTCTTCCAGCGAACGGAAGGAGCGGTCCAACCCCTACAGGCCCAGATCGAGCCCTAAGGATGGACCCAGATCGACCCACCACGGATGGATCGGGGCAGATCGCGCCGCCGCTGGCCCACCATCACGAACGCCGCCTCTGCCTCCTCCGGTTTTGTActttatgtgtgatttaaattgtTTTGTACTTTATGAATGCGCGAGGATCATCTAGTTTCACTGTGTTTTAAAAATTCGAGAAGAATTAGTTTGCAGGTAAACATACTGAATTAGTGCACATCGGAAGCGTCCCTTGCGCCCGGTACTTTCGCTACTTACTACCAATTGTCACTCATATATATGATGGACTAATTTCTTTTTAGTACTGCAAATTTTAGTACAATGCAGTATAGACCTGGGCGTGACGATACAAAACCCTGTTTGATCCAAGTAATTAAGTCTTAACGTTGGTCACTGAATTCTATGAGaatctgttgcggtcaaaacccaccggcgggcagcgacgggcaatacagtagagccgggaacaacttagggctgcggctggccctggtccctccgagcgacggcccgcaaagcctctggtacacacgtccgatgctgatgcaagggcgtgccacctgacctatacctggtcaggaaggtgatggagatgcctcgcttagtttcctgcatggcatacacgtaaacattaaatacgagcctcgatcggctctcaggttatcctgtgaatcggctcaaggagccgatccacccatgattcgtacgaggtgcacgaatatatggtggtcctgcttgatcaagataaagctaaaacgatctacgacgatttagggttttcaccgcataatcggatcatcctactcatgattgggcctcgcggccacgcacggtgatcataagccgatcctagacaaggcataaaaaccaacacgaggttgatccccggaacatcctgtctaggactagcaaacgacaccctacgtgccactggatcctccaaccctttgtaaggcctaactattacagatattaaactaatccttgaagaacaaggagcaaccgtaacggatcggatctactaaataatgatcaagcggggtgccgcccccacacctaagatagatgtgagggcggctagatatgcaagggttgcactacgatagcatgtaatacgaagaacaatgctaaccctaacatatctaagataactacgttgctcgccatcaaaaaggcttcagtacgagcaacgcatgaacaacataaagcttctgctgcctagatcgcaagatgcgatctaggcagcatgatgcttaccggtagaaaccctcgagacgaaggagttggcgatgcgccgagattgatttgttggttgaacgttggttgttgtttattccataaaccctagatacatatttatagtccaggggacttcctaacgtgggaataatccccaccgtgcacgagacaaactctacctaaacgacacgtatcctactatgttacagatacacgggccaactaaccCAATCTTTGcatgtaaggccgattcacgtaattcttctatgtatattcttcaaatccatcttgatcgcggcccacctctgactcggtcaaattctggtgataacacatgcccccctggttttggaattggtaattccaaaatcactctgcttttcttcgtcgggtcatgtcgtggcagaaccgccgcagtatctttcatcatgatgccttgccttctcaacttctccgcgtgacctggcagtttttttttaggcaccacttcctcggaaactgttgtggcattgaatttccactatatccccttttatttaaccgctacgaaCAGTTTACTCCTGCATCCCCTTCgcgttagcactccaaaagccctcctgcgacacgatgtcttcttcctcctctgccccatcggatctttctacccaatcctcctcttcccgcgagccgacgccggagccgaacccggcggaggtccacgcagccaacactcgccgcgccatcgaggccggggaggagtcaagccatgacttctccgtctggtctgaggacgataaatccttgaccgacggggaaagcgacctccgcttcctcgccgacggggaaacggaggaggagagcgatgacgatcgcttctcctacgacttcacctcttccgaggaggaggaggaggagcaggaagaggaggaggaggaggaggacgacccctcctccgacgagccgccggccaaatggttctgcccctggccggggaacctcagcgacttcgacagcgacgacgacgacgctgacgaggaggacgaggacaatgagggcccggttggcggccattggagcagcgacgacgagcccgccgggagtagcgccgacagcggcgacgacggcgacgacgagggcagcgacggcccgtagataggacctttagtataggaccagtagtagtagatggggcaatgtatcccctagtacttccttttgagagcaatcagctctttatgtaagaaatcttgtttatcaatgaagaacttctcccaattcgattttgccgatttcctttgagcttaatttagccgatttcctctcatactgatcctgccgatttgtccccttagccaatacgtaatgagccgataaccatgcatcggtcctttaaaattcacccttcaattcttcaactgatgtttTTTGAGATCTGGTAGACCATGTAGAgtcttcaggaaagcctttgaattcttccaaccaaacctaatggtcttctcaAAACACTCattattttgtgaagaaggttgcgacgaaagatcagccgatggtcccccaatcggcttctgaacagagcatctaccaagcctgctgccccccgagcctcattcgaggcgagaatgtcagtgaggatgcaccaaaaccgatcacctttcttccttcgAAAGCCGATATACCTCTTCTGTCAATACTGCTAACAAGAAAGTTCAGGAACccgaatcggctcaaggcagctgaaGAAACTCTCATTGTTTTTTCTTCCTCGAAGAAGCAGAAggtcccacagctgaactggatttggCGGAAAAACTTGGTGAAGATCCGGTAGACCTTgcataattgcactagagtcgatggctgcgcatcggcttcgtttctcaattctaaagtcgatgcccttgcatctgctgtaaaaaattttttttttactggccgatttttcctatcggcccccaatgtttcactgcacataggttcatctgcacctgttcatctgattagatgccccccgagccgaatctgccaggtgactgcagatatcggctttgtggttagccaaggcactgtatttgcacgtcggctccgctaggATTCATGTTGattctcatccgccgacgtgaccgccgcccaatagatcaatgttgaacgtaagcagaacctgtggtgaagataattttggccgattgctgaaaatcggcctccatattgatcgaaacgcTCAATGAAGGTCTTGTAATTTCCCTTCataaaatttttggggccgatcacaaggatcagcctcgccacgtttgctcattggtctgctccagttacatggtcaggccagtggacaaGACCATCCCAACCTCgtcctttgtcatgtcgatgcactcgctgtcgtccaccttgagtgcatcgtttaaACCTGGAGCGCTaacctccgaaggaaggatgaataccatatttgtgccagccgatgtatcatcatcggccctcctttgcttggggcgccactccattttccgtggacgaccctcttcatccagggttcgctgaactttcgcagccagatcaggtcgcgccttccttagcgtatgcaggtataacctttcggcttcctccaagccgcgcaatcgctgaaccctacgcttttgggaacggctgagcccgtcagggcaccaccttggacggtggtacctgtcttcttcttcttctccctcgtcttctgaatcttcgagatcttccaaccgaggggactcagcgcgtttgctttgtgttgggagaggccctagacatttgaatacggacacgttggctgcctccttcttcttctggttgcattctgggcaattgccgattgtgggcaatcggctcattcctgaatcccagcagtgtctgaagaaggggcagtcccagtgcctattgttgtcgtcttgctcccttgattttcctttggcacggcgctcgtgctcctcctcatcgcgatcatgccgacgatgtcttctggcttctctagccagacgatctctttcatcatcatcgctggatcgtcggcgttggtcatactgactcacatacttgttgaggaggtgatcagagaggggtcgctgatatctcatgttcttcacttctccctctgtgacgtagcgcttgccatcatgacggagccgatcgcgtggagcggcctcctctgtgtccttgctacgagagcagctgccctcgtctccatccttgccagcgtggtgtccaagtcctaccatgttgatgctgaacgaggatcctggctggcaaccttcagggtaagtgcattccaccatgttaacggcggggaaggggtgagtgtcgaccttcatggcgtactggttgaaaatcagacgtccttgttctatcgccatttggatctgctgacgccacaccctgcagtcgttggtggcatgggagagcgagttatgccatttgcagtatggctttccattcagctcctgtaccgtggggaatttgagaccttcgggtatcttcactgcttctccttgagtaggaggtcgaagatttgctcagttttggtcacgtcaaaatcaaaccccctgggcggacctggtggcttaacccatttgcaagacacgggggttgccccccgagtccattcagccaccgctacctcttgatctcccgcagaaacttcgtcttccttccgcctcgaccaggactatcgcacgcttgaatttgtcctggtacaagtccggtggcgccgttcatatgccgacagcttcgaaccatgtgcgctgcTGAGGGGTAGtctcgcttgggaggccatgtccttgagcggtgctgcaaggcccgccatcgccaactcgatcgcttccttttcaccacacgaaccgaataacatcggttcctaagattctgaagcgctggatgtattctgtcacgctttctccacgcttcgacgtatttgtgctagatcggcaaggccagactcggaagcctccgaatggtactgcgtatggaactgttcttccaatcgcttccaagtccggatcgagtccggtggcaacgaggtgtaccacccgaaagccgatcccgtgagggaccgtgagaagaacctcacgcgtagtggatccgacatcgaggccgttcctagctgtgccaaatatcggctcacatgctcgatggagctggaaccatccgatccatcgaatttggagaaatcgggagctgatatttaggtggcagcgggatcaactcgtactgctgggtacggcttggaatagccgattgccctcctttcggcaccatgccgaacttgtCTCTCGCATGGTATCGATCTGATCCGCCtttctggctgcaggagttgaactctgaagattcgccggggtggcgtacttagccagccatgcttgcttttccagctcgagccaactgcaggagctgagctcgaaggttcgtcggggtggcatatttagttagccacgtctcgcttctcaagatctgtcgccgacgttcctcccgttttcccaagtccccgatgttgtggcctggtttgtgagcgcccgccATCGCAatcgcacatacgtgcacatgtacccgtgagggatctccttaggcgcctcatgcaagaactggcagtcactagggtcaccaccgatcttgtagacgatgaatgccggtgaattcggcacttctggtgctgccaacgcaaatggcagcggtggacgggactggagtggcaactctccttgatgcgtcccgagagctggtcctgacggcgagtactggtgcctcatgatctcccggatcacgcgaagagcgacacgctccaacgtgtttaccaggttctcgagtggcggtgtagcgagtgagccaccaagtagttgatctccgccgcagggactggtgcgttcttctgacggggcagagaggtctatcccatcgagtgcaccatcaggcgtgaaccccttccacctgatgccatgtgaacgggttctgtgaaaagagccgatgaggtcggcctcgaggattgctttgacttcgtcatacttcttcttgagctcgtcggtcagatcctcgtacgtgactggagtgccgtccgccatctcagatgtagatggcgatgtggttgatgaagaaacttgtcccaccgggcgtgccagaatgtgttgcggtcaaaacccaccggcgggcagcgacgggcaacacagtagagccgggaacaacttagggctgcggctggccctggtccctccgagcgacggcccgcaaagcctctggtacacacgtccgatgctgatgcaagggcgtgccacctgacctatacctggtcaggaaggtgatggagatgcctcgcttagtttcctgcatggcatacacgtaaacattaaatacgagcctcgatcggctctcaggttatcctgtgaatcggctc
This Lolium perenne isolate Kyuss_39 chromosome 1, Kyuss_2.0, whole genome shotgun sequence DNA region includes the following protein-coding sequences:
- the LOC127327426 gene encoding membrane protein PM19L-like, which gives rise to MAGVGRNMVAPLLVLNLIMYLIVIGFASWNLNHFINGTTNYPGVAGNGATFYFLVFAILAGVVGAASKLAGVHHVRAWHGGSLANTAASALVAWAITALAFGLACKEIHIGGYRGWRLRVLEAFVIILMFTQLLYVMMLHMGLFGNQFGGGSGGYGAGDHGYGAGDHHNKGMGTGAAATRV